One genomic window of Diospyros lotus cultivar Yz01 chromosome 8, ASM1463336v1, whole genome shotgun sequence includes the following:
- the LOC127808581 gene encoding uncharacterized protein LOC127808581: protein MAEYWLEQSEKLLRHLQFNDEDKVNCVTFMLEEEVGKWWQTTEQALQRSCSRQGFEIDETPVSVWEAFNDKYFPLNWRQEKSWEFANLKQIEEMPALSTWSIESYEEALSKALTTERNLLQVKQIRSGETKRDSKQKSRNKNPQGSKQCFKCKKSHSRRKCLAGTSICYSCGKQGHNIRDFRKRKETPPVKDLSKVVCFQCNQPGHYSSNCPKRPRLEQIDGLTEKAGEAHGTCQGRVYNLTKEDVGTNPAVVQGMDFLSKYDASIDCRRKVMTIKEPEGEWVRFWGQGGPRNGKMISGRKAEKLISQGSHGCIAYARLEEKEVPKLKEVWIV, encoded by the exons ATGGCTGAGTACTGGTTAGAGCAGTCAGAGAAGTTGCTTCGACATCTCCAGTTCAATGACGAGGACAAAGTAAATTGTGTCACTTTCATGTTGGAGGAAGAAGTTGGGAAGTGGTGGCAGACTACAGAGCAAGCGTTGCAAAGATCCTGCTCGAGGCAAGGGTTTGAAATTGATGAGACCCCAGTATCAGTTTGGGAGGCCTTCAATGATAAGTACTTCCCGCTTAACTGGAGGCAAGAGAAGAGCTGGGAGTTTGCGAACCTAAAGCAAATCGAAGAAATGCCG GCCTTGAGCACATGGTCGATCGAATCATATGAGGAAGCTCTAAGTAAAGCTTTGACGACGGAGAGGAACCTTCTGCAAGTGAAGCAGATTAGGTCTGGAGAAACAAAAAGGGACTCAAAGCAGAAATCGAGAAATAAAAATCCCCAAGGCAGCAAGCAATGCTTCAAGTGCAAAAAGAGCCATTCGAGGAGGAAATGCTTAGCAGGAACGTCTATCTGTTATTCCTGTGGAAAGCAAGGGCACAATATTAGGGATTTCCGCAAGAGAAAGGAAACACCTCCAGTTAAAGACCTGTCGAAGGTGGTGTGTTTCCAGTGCAATCAACCAGGGCACTATTCAAGTAACTGCCCGAAGAGGCCAAGACTCGAACAAATAGATGGGCTAACTGAAAAGGCAGGAGAGGCTCATGGCACTTGTCAAGGACGTGTCTACAACCTCACCAAGGAAGATGTGGGGACAAATCCGGCAGTCGTGCAAG GAATGGATTTCTTGTCCAAATACGACGCCAGTATAGATTGTCGAAGAAAGGTAATGACCATAAAGGAACCCGAAGGGGAGTGGGTCAGATTTTGGGGACAGGGTGGCCCTAGGAATGGAAAAATGATTTCGGGCAGGAAGGCAGAAAAGTTGATAAGCCAGGGATCTCATGGATGTATAGCCTATGCTCGTTTGGAAGAGAAAGAGGTACCAAAGCTCAAGGAGGTGTGGATAGTATGA